AGATACAGATGGTATCGGGATCAGCGGGGTAAATGTTACGGTTCAGATCGAGGGTGGAAATACGTTTGACGGGGGAGAGACAGGACAAGTTACAGACACATCGGGTGAAGCTTCCTTTCCAGATTTGGTGATTGAAACTGCAGGTACAAATTACAGGCTAATCTTTTCTGCAGATGGTGTAGATTCCAAAACTTCATCTCCTTTTGATGTGGTTGCCGCTGAAGCTTCAGTAATAGAAGCAGAAGGTGTAATAACTTCAGCAGCGGCTGACGGAGATGATGAGTTAGAATTTTCAATTAACGTCTTAGACGAATTTTCAAACCAAGTACCGGGAGTAACTGTAAATGCAAGTGATAACGGGACTAATATAACCTACACTAGAGCTGGAAGTTCACAAGAAACTGATGACTCAGGCCAGGTTACTTTTACTGCGACTTCCGAAACGATCCAATCGGACGTAATCTTTACGTTTACAGAATTGGTGAATAGTAACACTACAACTGCACAAGGTAGTTTTGTGGACAATTCGGGATTTACGCTAGACAACCCAGGTGAACAAACTGCCGGTGAGGAATTCATTCTGGAGATTACAGATGCACGCGGAGTTGGCGGAGAACTTCTTTCTGATAATCGGAATGTTTCAGTAGAAAGTAATCAAGAAGGATTGATATATGATGAATCAACAAATTTCAATAACGGATCTGCAGATATCCCAATAACACTCACCACAGAGGACGAACACGTATTAATAGTAAATGTTGATGGCATTAGTGATGACGAATCGGTATCCCTGAATGTTGTATCAGGAGGACCTGCGACTGTGAATGTAAATGTTTTGAATGGAACAGCAACTGCTGATGGAGTGGATGAACTGGTATTTGAAATTACAGTTGAAGATATAAATGATAACCCGGTACCGAACGTAACGGTTGAAGTAAGCCATGAAGGGTCTGGTATTATCTATACCGGCGCTGGAAGCTCAGATGTTACAGATGATTCAGGTCAGGTTACTTTTACAGCTACTTCCGAAACGATCCAATCGGACGTTAACTTTACGTTTACAGAATCAGTGAACAATATCTCGGACACTGCACAGGGTAGTTTTGAGGCCGGCAGTCCGAGTGCGTCCAACTCCGGGATAGAGGCTGCTCCTACAGAAGGGCTGACTGCTGATGGATCTGACGCCTCCATAATAACTATTACAGTTCGTGATGGTGGTAGCAACGAGCTTGAAGGTGAAGATGTGTTTTTTGCGATCACAGGCGGGGATGGCTCACTGAGCAGCGGATCCTGGACGACGGATGAGTTTGGCCAGGCTTCAGCTGAACTCACCTCAACACAAGCGAATACGGTAACCGTAACGGGATACTTAGGAACAAACAACAGCGGCGAGGTGATTGGCACTGTTGATGTGGAGTTTGAGAGTGTGGCTGCTGATGCGGGTCAAAGTGAAATTAGTGCAGAACCCACATCTATTGCGGCTGATGGCAGTTCCACTTCCATAGTAACGGTGGAACTGAAGGGTGCCAATGGTAACCCCATTTCGTCAGGAGGAGATAATGTGGAGCTTACTACAACAGCCGGCACGCTCTTAAATTCAGTAATTGATAACGCTGATGGTACCTACAGTCAGGATTTACAGTCGTCAACCACTGCAGAGACAGCTACGGTGACCGGAACACTGGATGGTGATGTAATAGGAACCGTTGATGTGGAGTTTGAAACGCTTCAGGCATCGCAGATATCATCGTTGACAATTGATGAAGCTGAGATTCCTGTGGATGGGAGTACGTCAGTCACTGCCATAGTGCTGGATGCCATAGACAATCCTGTTCAGAGTGTGGAGGTAAGTTTTTTTAGTAATGAATCCAATCGCGCAACTGTTGATGAGAGTTCAGCTCTGACCGATGAAAATGGTCTTGCAACGGTTGGTATATCCGGCGCTGCTGACGAAACTGGATTGGTAATTATTACCGCATCTATTGAAGATTCAGATGCGAATGTAGCGTTCAGTGACAGTGAAACGGTGGAGCTGACAGTCGTTGCCGGTAGTGCGAGTTCTTCCAATTCCGGGATAGAGGCAAGCCCATCGGCCGGGCTGAATGCTGATGGATCTGATGCTTCAGAGTTGACAATTACAGTTCGTGATGTGGGTGGCAACGAGCTTGAAGGTGAAGATGTGTTTTTTGAGATCACAAACGGGGATGGCACGCTGACCAGCGGTCCCTGGACGACGAATACTTCAGGCCAGGCTATTGCTGAACTCACCTCAACGCAAGCAAATACGGTAACCGTAATGGGATATTTAGGAACAAACGAAAGTGGTGAAGAAATAGGCACTGCTGAGATAGAATTTGAAGCAGAGGCTTCATCTCAAATGTCTATTATTCAACAACCGGAAAACACAACGGCAGGTGAGGTGATTACTCCTTTACCACAAGTTCTGATAGTTTCTGGTGATGGCGATCCGTTAGGGGAAATCAGCGTAACAGTAAGTGTAGAGGAAAGGGTAAGTTTCAGTGATGGTACTTTGACCCAATTGACTGAATCTTCTGGTGTGGCAACTTTTGATGATCTGGTAATTACATCAGCTGGAAATCACAGACTGGTTTTCAGTGCAGACGGAATTTCGAGTGTCACTTCCGAACCATTTATTGTGAATCCGGGTGTGGGAAATCCAAGTAATACTACAGCTGAGGTCAATGATGGAATAGTAAATACAGAAACTACGATAACCATAATGGTCAGAGATGATTATGGGAACCTGGTAGGCGGAGCGGCATCTGAATTATTTGTAGAAATAAGTATGAATAACTCATCAATAGCTGAAGTCATAGAAACCGATTCACTGGGCCAGTATACAGCAAGATATTCTCCTGCCAATACAGGAGAGGATTCAATTGATATCACTCTGAATAATGAGCAAATTAACGGAAGCATCTTTTCAAGTCTGGTAACCACAAGCGAGGAATAAGTCGGAATATCTCAGTCATTTTTCAGTTAATGTTTTTACCTCAGATAAATGTGTATCTGATTTCTGATTAAAGTAGCAGCTCTTCAAATCCTTTCTTTCAATTTCTCCACCATTTTATATGATTGATTCTTTAATAGGAGAATGTATATTAAAACCGGTTTTGCCAATTCTCAATGTAGAGTAACACGCTTAACACTGACAATTTCAAATATATACCATTCAGCATGTTGAATAATCTACGCTGCAACACACTTACAGTCTTTTTTATCCTTTTACTGATTCCCCTAACTTCAATGGCTCAAACAAACGGGGATAATGAATCTTCCGGCGATAACGAAATAGAATCGAGTCACGAAGGACTGCCTCTTGAAGCTGATCGAACGGTTCATCTGCAGGCCGAAGAGGGAACCTGGCTCTCCGTTGATGTTCATCCTTCCGGGGAAAAACTGGTTTTTGAATTTATGGGGGATCTTTACGAACTCCCGATTGATGGCGGAGATGCCGTACAGCTGACAAAAGGGATGGCGTTCGATCATCAACCACGATTTAATCCGGACGGTAATAAGATCGTGTTTATATCAGATCGCAGCGGCGGTGATAATGTCTGGATTCTGGACCTCGAAACGATGGAGACCGAACAGCGGACTACCGGCAATAATCATCGCTGGCAATCTCCGATATTTACCCCGGATGGCGAATATATCATAGCGGCCCGGGCAAACCTCAGAGGCGGGGTGCATAAACTAAGAATGTATCATGTGGATGGCGGAAATGGCACCGAATTTATTGATACGCCAAATAATCTGAAAACAATCGAACCGGCATTTGGCGGAGACGACAGATACATCTGGTTTTCACAGCGAACCGGTGACTGGAACTACAATGCCATCTTTCCTCAATATCAGATTGCTAAATTTGACCGTGATACGGGCGAGCGACATACGCAAACTTCAAGGCTTGGGTCTGCATTTCGCCCCACGCTATCGTCCGACGGGAATTGGCTGGTGTATGGAACACGGCATGATACGGAGACCGGACTTCGAATTCGGGATCTCGAAACGGGTGATGAACGCTGGCTTGCGTATCCCATTCAGCGAGATGATATGGAATCTCGCGGCACACGGGATGTTCTCCCAACGATGGTCTTTACACCGGATAACAGCGCCGTAATTACAACATGGAGCGGAAAAATCTGGAGATTACCCATCGAAGAGGGAGCCGAAGCCACTGAAATTCCGTTTCGGATAGACACGGAACTGGAACTGGGCCCGCGACTTGATTTCAAATATCCTATGTCGGACGATGAGCAGTTTGTTGCACGTCAGATTCGTGATGGCGTTCCATCTCCTGATGGCACTCGTCTTGCTTTTACCGTTTTGAACGATCTCTATGTGATGGATCTCCCCAATGGCACACCGGAGAAGATCACAGATCTCGGTTTGTCGAAGGCGTTTCCTGTGTGGTCGCCCGATGGAGACTGGATTGCGTTTGCGACCTGGGACCCTGAGGAAGGCGGACACATCTACAGAAAAAGAAGCAACGGACGCAGAAGTGCACAGCGGCTCACAGATCAGGCCGGGCTCTATCAGCAGCTGGCGTGGTCGAAAACAGAGGACCGGATTGTAGCCATTCGAGGGGATCGCCGCGTGTATTACGAATCTCCGGGCCCTGGTGTGCCTCTGGGTGCCGCCGATTTGGTTTGGCTGCCATCGGACGGCGGTGAGGTCGAGTTTATCACCAGTACAGATGGGCGCCGCACCCCTCACTTTGTAAAAAATGATGACCGTATTTATCTGAATCATACTCAGCGGGGATTGATCTCTGTTCGCTATGATGGTACAGATGAACGCCAGCACCTGACCGTAACCGGTTCAACTATTCCCGGCTCTACTTCTCCGCAGAGTGCGTCTACGATTTTGAAAGCTCCGGAGGGGGACCAGGCGCTGGCACAAGTGGGTAGCGACATCTACACGGTTACCATTCCCCGTGCAGGGGAAGCACAAAATATCAGCGTTGCCAATCCGGACGGTGCATCTTTTCCGGCAGCAAAACTGACCGATATCGGCGGGCAATTTCCTGCCTGGGGATGGGATGGCCGCACCGTTCACTGGTCTCTTGGAAACGCGTTTCTGACCTATAATATCGATGATGCCCGTGAGCGGGAACGAGAACAGGAGCGATACGATCGCGAAAAAGCGGAACGTGATGAGGATGAGGAAGAAGAGGACAACAATGGAAATGAAGATGCTGAAGAGGATGATGAAAATGGAGAAGAAAACGGCGATGATCCGGATCGGCCGGAAGATTACCGTCCTGACGAACAGCGTATTGAGGTAGAAATCAACCGGGATATTCCGGATGGTGCGCTGGTTCTGCGGGGCGGAACTGCAATCACCATGAATGGCTATGAGATTATCGAAAATGCCGATATCGTCATCCGCAACAATCGTATCGAAGCGATCGGCGAGCGGGGTTCGGTCGCACTGCCTGAAAATGCAGAAGAGAGAGATGTGAGCGGGCGAACAATCGTACCCGGCTTTGTGGACACACATGCACATGTGCGACCGTTTCGTAATCTCCATCAGCCGCAGATCTGGTCATTTATGGCAAATCTCGCGTATGGAGTGACCACACTTCGCGATCCGCAGACCGGTACAACGGATCTGCTGACGTATGCAGACCAGGTGGAAGCCGGCAATATGATCGGCCCAAGAATCTATCAAACCGGGCCGGGGGTATTCTGGTCTGAACAGCTTCGCGACCTCGATCACACGCGAGATGTGATGAAGCGATACAGCGACTACTTCGACACCAAAACGATTAAAATGTATGTAGCCGGAAACCGTGAACAGCGTCAGTGGATTTTGCAGGCTTCCAAAGAGCAGGAGCTGATGCCAACTACGGAGGGCTCCCTCGATATGAAGCTCAACATGACGATGCTGATTGATGGATATCCCGGACAGGAACACAACTACCCGATCTCGCCGATTTATTCTGATGTAATCCGGACCACCGCTGAATCTCAGATGGCATATACGCCAACTCTGCTGGTGACCTATGGCGGGCCGTGGGCTGAAAACTATTTTTTCATGACAGAAAACGCGGCCAACGATCCGAAGCTGCGATACTTCACCCCGCGTGAGGATCTTGATAGAAAAACACGCCGGCGCGGTTCCGGCTGGTTTCATGAAGAAGAATATGTAATGGATCGTCAATCACGCATTGTACAGCAGATCTACGATGATGGCGGAATCCTCGGAGTGGGCAGCCACGGTCAGCTACAGGGATTGGGTTTTCACTGGGAATTGTGGGCGATGGCATGGGATGATATGGACCCGCACAAGGCACTTCGCACAGCTACCATTCACGGCGCCAAAGCACTTGGACTGGATGGTGATATCGGTACACTTGAAGAAGGAAAAATGGCGGACCTGTTGATTCTGTCAGGTAATCCGCTTGAAAACCTGCGCAATACAAACACGATAGAGCATGTAATGAAGAACGGTCGCCTCTACGATGGTGAAACCCTTCACGAAGAGTGGCCGCGCGTTCAGCCAACCGGAACACTATGGTTCCAACAAACCGAGCCTGTCGGCTTACCCGGTGTTGAATAAACGTACCGCGGATCGCTGATCCGCACCTCTACAAAGTAATAAATAAAACCAGAGGGGGGGTAGGAAAGATTATCCCCCTCTCTCTCTCATTTCTAATTTTCCTTTAAAAATGAGCTTTTATCCTCCAGAACTGCGATATTTTTCCTGCACCCTGCACCCTGCACCCTGCACCCTGCACCCTGCACCCTGCACCCTGCACCCTGCACCCTGCACCCTACACCCTGCCGGTGCTTTTCCGGTCCCGGCGAATGCCGGGGCACCCTGCCTAATCCAATACCTCAAGAATATCGGTCTCACGGGTGAATACAAATGCGTTATACCGATCCGGTAAAATGGTGTTCACATAATTTCCCTGGCTTTCATTCGCCGGATTATAGGTTACGCCGATTGCGCGGTGTGGTATGGAGGATTGCAATGCGGAATTGAGTTCTTCATTATCAAAAATTAGATAAAACCGTGGAAGTCCGGTGGCCTCCAGCATCTCCTCCCAGCTGCCGGAGCGTGCCTGTGGTGTGCGCATAACTTCCATCTCTGCTTCCCACTCACGTCCTGCGAGAACGTGCCCTTCATATGTTCCGAAACCGATTGCAAAAACGTTCTCTTCACCGAGATCTTCCCGCGCAAGCTGGCCGATGTTGTGTGCGCCCTGCCTCGCCATATCCGTTGCCCGTGCATCTCCAATATGGGTATTGTGCGCCCAGACGATCCCCCGGCTGCCTTCCCCGTAAAATGAAAGTAGCCGCTCTGCCGTGAGATAGAAATGAGACGCCCGTGCATTCCAGGATTGTGCACCCCGCATCAGGTTGCCCCGATAATGTTCTTCAGCGTTCATTGCTACCTTTGTGTTTTGTTCAGCGTTGAAAAAATGCCATCCTTTTTCAGTATTTTCACGTACCAGTTGCAGGACATCTGCAAAATCCTCGCTGCAATCTTCACCTGATTGAGATACCATCTGCAAATATTGCTGGATGGATCCATGCCGGGTCATGCAAGCAAAATTTCGATCCGCACGTGAGGCTAAATCCGGATCAATCTCTTCAAGATAGCTGATCACCTGCCCCATTGCGTCCTGTTTGGCGTACAGATCGACCCCGTAGAATCCTACACGTTCATCCGGATTGAGATCACGATTGTACTCGTGCAGCCAGCTGAGTAAATCTTTTACCTCATGATTTCGCCACATCCAGAGCGGCCACCGGTTGATGTAATTCATCGCTTCTTCAAGTGTACCCGGACCAGTCTCTATATGCTTCACATACTCATTGATCCTCGACATCGCCGGCCAGTCACCTTCTACCGCGATAAAATTAAACCCCTTTTCTTCAATCAGGCGTTTACTGAGCTCTGCCCGCTGGGTATAAAATTCGGATGTACCGTGAGATGCTTCACCCATCAAAACAAGCGTTCGTTCACCCGCCTGGTTGATGA
The window above is part of the Rhodohalobacter sp. SW132 genome. Proteins encoded here:
- a CDS encoding amidohydrolase family protein; this encodes MLNNLRCNTLTVFFILLLIPLTSMAQTNGDNESSGDNEIESSHEGLPLEADRTVHLQAEEGTWLSVDVHPSGEKLVFEFMGDLYELPIDGGDAVQLTKGMAFDHQPRFNPDGNKIVFISDRSGGDNVWILDLETMETEQRTTGNNHRWQSPIFTPDGEYIIAARANLRGGVHKLRMYHVDGGNGTEFIDTPNNLKTIEPAFGGDDRYIWFSQRTGDWNYNAIFPQYQIAKFDRDTGERHTQTSRLGSAFRPTLSSDGNWLVYGTRHDTETGLRIRDLETGDERWLAYPIQRDDMESRGTRDVLPTMVFTPDNSAVITTWSGKIWRLPIEEGAEATEIPFRIDTELELGPRLDFKYPMSDDEQFVARQIRDGVPSPDGTRLAFTVLNDLYVMDLPNGTPEKITDLGLSKAFPVWSPDGDWIAFATWDPEEGGHIYRKRSNGRRSAQRLTDQAGLYQQLAWSKTEDRIVAIRGDRRVYYESPGPGVPLGAADLVWLPSDGGEVEFITSTDGRRTPHFVKNDDRIYLNHTQRGLISVRYDGTDERQHLTVTGSTIPGSTSPQSASTILKAPEGDQALAQVGSDIYTVTIPRAGEAQNISVANPDGASFPAAKLTDIGGQFPAWGWDGRTVHWSLGNAFLTYNIDDAREREREQERYDREKAERDEDEEEEDNNGNEDAEEDDENGEENGDDPDRPEDYRPDEQRIEVEINRDIPDGALVLRGGTAITMNGYEIIENADIVIRNNRIEAIGERGSVALPENAEERDVSGRTIVPGFVDTHAHVRPFRNLHQPQIWSFMANLAYGVTTLRDPQTGTTDLLTYADQVEAGNMIGPRIYQTGPGVFWSEQLRDLDHTRDVMKRYSDYFDTKTIKMYVAGNREQRQWILQASKEQELMPTTEGSLDMKLNMTMLIDGYPGQEHNYPISPIYSDVIRTTAESQMAYTPTLLVTYGGPWAENYFFMTENAANDPKLRYFTPREDLDRKTRRRGSGWFHEEEYVMDRQSRIVQQIYDDGGILGVGSHGQLQGLGFHWELWAMAWDDMDPHKALRTATIHGAKALGLDGDIGTLEEGKMADLLILSGNPLENLRNTNTIEHVMKNGRLYDGETLHEEWPRVQPTGTLWFQQTEPVGLPGVE
- a CDS encoding erythromycin esterase family protein, whose product is MQKLTFLRYLLRALSLLLLFSGCIFMALPADAQQAGDLISQNAIPFETADDFDELINQAGERTLVLMGEASHGTSEFYTQRAELSKRLIEEKGFNFIAVEGDWPAMSRINEYVKHIETGPGTLEEAMNYINRWPLWMWRNHEVKDLLSWLHEYNRDLNPDERVGFYGVDLYAKQDAMGQVISYLEEIDPDLASRADRNFACMTRHGSIQQYLQMVSQSGEDCSEDFADVLQLVRENTEKGWHFFNAEQNTKVAMNAEEHYRGNLMRGAQSWNARASHFYLTAERLLSFYGEGSRGIVWAHNTHIGDARATDMARQGAHNIGQLAREDLGEENVFAIGFGTYEGHVLAGREWEAEMEVMRTPQARSGSWEEMLEATGLPRFYLIFDNEELNSALQSSIPHRAIGVTYNPANESQGNYVNTILPDRYNAFVFTRETDILEVLD